One genomic window of Corynebacterium massiliense DSM 45435 includes the following:
- the pstC gene encoding phosphate ABC transporter permease subunit PstC, giving the protein MADYNSTPREPRDPRDAAAAGSAADAGSAHAVSAGSHSAAGTATPVRTDDNHAQTPVPSSHAKGTADGPQRRGVKRPGDRVFEFLSTASAALITIFIAAIGLFLILRAVPALNNNADGLLGFFTYSGPWDTANVKAMHFGIPNLLAATVTMSLLALIIAMPIALGIAIFLSNYAPKGLVKPMGYLVDMLAAVPSIVYGLWGWLVLGPFLAKFYDWLHGWAGNFFLFETYSNSPSFATGRNMFTGGVVLAVMILPIIAATAREVFVQTPKGHIESALALGATRWEVVRMTVLPFGLSGYISGAMLGLGRALGETMALYMVVSPSTEFRFSLFDGGTTFATAIANAAPEFNNPTKAGAYIAAGLVLFFLTFVVNAIARAMVSKKS; this is encoded by the coding sequence ATGGCAGACTACAACTCCACTCCGCGCGAGCCGCGTGATCCGCGCGATGCGGCCGCGGCCGGCTCGGCCGCGGATGCCGGCTCGGCTCACGCAGTCTCGGCCGGCTCTCACTCCGCGGCCGGCACGGCCACGCCCGTGCGCACGGACGACAACCACGCCCAGACCCCTGTTCCCAGCTCCCACGCCAAGGGTACGGCGGACGGCCCGCAGCGCCGCGGCGTGAAGCGCCCCGGCGACCGCGTCTTCGAGTTCCTTTCCACCGCCTCCGCCGCCCTGATCACCATCTTCATTGCGGCTATCGGCCTGTTTCTTATCCTCCGTGCCGTCCCGGCGCTGAACAACAACGCTGACGGCCTGCTCGGGTTCTTCACGTACAGCGGCCCGTGGGATACCGCCAACGTCAAGGCGATGCACTTCGGTATTCCGAACCTGCTCGCCGCGACGGTGACGATGTCCCTGCTTGCGCTCATCATCGCGATGCCCATCGCGCTGGGTATCGCCATCTTCCTGTCCAACTACGCCCCGAAGGGCTTGGTCAAGCCGATGGGCTACCTCGTGGACATGCTGGCGGCCGTGCCGTCCATCGTCTACGGCCTGTGGGGCTGGCTCGTGCTCGGCCCGTTTTTGGCCAAGTTCTACGACTGGCTGCACGGCTGGGCGGGCAACTTCTTCCTGTTCGAGACCTACAGCAACTCGCCGTCGTTCGCGACCGGCCGCAACATGTTCACCGGTGGCGTCGTCCTTGCGGTGATGATTCTGCCGATCATCGCGGCGACCGCCCGCGAGGTCTTCGTCCAGACCCCGAAGGGCCACATCGAGTCCGCCCTCGCGCTGGGCGCGACCCGCTGGGAAGTCGTGCGCATGACGGTCCTGCCGTTCGGCCTGTCCGGCTACATTTCCGGCGCCATGCTCGGCCTGGGTCGCGCGCTCGGTGAGACGATGGCTCTCTACATGGTCGTCAGCCCCTCGACCGAGTTCCGCTTCTCGCTTTTCGATGGCGGCACCACCTTCGCCACCGCCATCGCCAATGCCGCGCCCGAGTTCAACAACCCGACCAAGGCAGGCGCCTACATCGCCGCCGGCCTGGTCCTGTTCTTCCTGACCTTCGTCGTCAACGCGATCGCTCGCGCGATGGTGTCGAAGAAGAGCTAG
- the pstS gene encoding phosphate ABC transporter substrate-binding protein PstS, whose amino-acid sequence MISNFKRAAAIFGVVAASSTALVACGGNDAGNTENNADGKDNGNGGDSSVELPGGYKLSGATGELIGEGASSQQNAIDYFGNKFQETTGGDASLAYNPTGSGSGQTQFVDGQVTFAGSDSPLDDEQAEKAKDRCNGNEAWHLPFVIGPVAIAYNLKGVDSLNLSTDTVAKIFKGDIKKWNDPEIAEQNKDADLPDTDIHVIYRSDESGTSDNFQKFLHNATDEWEPEKGKTFPTNVGEGANGSSGVTTQVSQIDGAITYVEYSHARQNNLNTAKIDFGAGPVELNNESVGKALDNLEYKGEGNNMVVDSKALFASKNEGAYPLILTTYEIVCSGGYEEDEANLLKDFLMTSLAHQDEGLEEAGHIPVTGDLHDRLVEAVKAIEAK is encoded by the coding sequence GTGATTAGCAACTTCAAGCGCGCAGCCGCAATCTTCGGCGTTGTTGCAGCTTCCTCCACCGCACTGGTGGCCTGTGGCGGCAACGATGCCGGCAACACCGAGAACAACGCTGACGGCAAGGACAACGGCAACGGTGGCGACTCCAGCGTTGAGCTGCCTGGCGGTTACAAGCTGTCCGGCGCCACCGGTGAGCTGATTGGTGAGGGCGCTTCCTCCCAGCAGAACGCCATTGACTACTTCGGCAACAAGTTCCAGGAGACCACCGGCGGCGACGCTTCCCTGGCGTACAACCCGACCGGCTCCGGCTCCGGCCAGACCCAGTTCGTCGACGGCCAGGTCACCTTCGCTGGTTCCGACTCCCCGCTGGACGACGAGCAGGCTGAGAAGGCCAAGGACCGCTGCAACGGCAACGAGGCATGGCACCTGCCGTTCGTTATCGGCCCGGTTGCAATCGCGTACAACCTCAAGGGTGTTGACTCCCTGAACCTGTCCACCGACACCGTGGCCAAGATCTTCAAGGGCGACATCAAGAAGTGGAACGACCCGGAGATCGCGGAGCAGAACAAGGACGCGGACCTGCCGGACACCGACATCCACGTCATCTACCGTTCCGACGAGTCCGGTACCTCCGACAACTTCCAGAAGTTCCTGCACAACGCTACCGACGAGTGGGAGCCGGAGAAGGGCAAGACCTTCCCGACCAACGTCGGCGAGGGCGCCAACGGCTCCTCCGGTGTGACCACCCAGGTCTCCCAGATCGACGGTGCTATCACCTACGTCGAGTACTCCCACGCTCGTCAGAACAACCTCAACACCGCCAAGATCGACTTCGGTGCGGGCCCGGTTGAGCTCAACAACGAGTCCGTGGGCAAGGCCCTGGACAACCTGGAGTACAAGGGCGAGGGCAACAACATGGTTGTTGACTCCAAGGCTCTGTTCGCCTCCAAGAACGAGGGCGCTTACCCGCTCATCCTCACCACCTACGAGATCGTCTGCTCCGGTGGCTACGAGGAGGACGAGGCTAACCTCCTCAAGGACTTCCTGATGACCTCCCTGGCTCACCAGGATGAGGGCCTCGAGGAAGCCGGCCACATCCCGGTCACCGGTGACCTCCACGATCGCCTGGTCGAGGCCGTGAAGGCTATCGAGGCTAAGTAA
- the mshD gene encoding mycothiol synthase produces MTNVEIKDLNLPDADRARAGVKELLAAAAKADGVDAFSEQFVLGLDDARVNHRHFIATEDDTVVGVLASDGSAAEMAVAPAARRRGIATQLVRAAGVADVWAHGNLPAARGFAAAADMHATRELLVMAVEGTELQKSADAAEQRAGDGIFLNYTESVEKWGAEHVDAEWLRVNNDAFDWHPEQGGWDSVRLDRAREVSWYDPADVILLWASAVSGETADAGNGETADAGNGETADAGNGETADAGNVETADAGNVETTDAGNVETTDAPRLMGFHWTKWHTEETPAFGEVYVVGLASDYRGGGRGGPLISAGLRRLVEKGARRVILYVEGDNEAAVKAYEKLGFSTVEEHVVYSRDRG; encoded by the coding sequence ATGACCAACGTGGAGATCAAGGACCTGAATCTGCCGGACGCCGACCGCGCGCGTGCGGGTGTTAAGGAGCTACTGGCCGCTGCGGCGAAAGCCGACGGAGTCGACGCGTTCTCCGAGCAGTTCGTGCTGGGGCTTGACGATGCCCGCGTAAACCACCGCCACTTCATCGCCACCGAGGACGACACCGTGGTGGGCGTGCTGGCCAGCGACGGTTCCGCCGCCGAGATGGCCGTGGCGCCGGCGGCGCGGCGGCGGGGCATCGCCACGCAGCTCGTGCGCGCGGCCGGGGTGGCGGACGTATGGGCGCACGGGAACCTGCCGGCGGCGCGCGGATTCGCCGCCGCTGCAGACATGCACGCCACCCGCGAGCTGTTGGTGATGGCGGTAGAAGGCACGGAATTGCAGAAGTCAGCTGATGCCGCTGAGCAGCGGGCAGGCGACGGCATCTTCCTTAACTACACGGAATCGGTTGAGAAGTGGGGCGCCGAGCACGTCGACGCGGAGTGGCTGCGCGTGAACAACGATGCCTTCGATTGGCACCCCGAACAGGGCGGCTGGGACAGCGTCCGCCTCGACCGCGCGCGCGAAGTCAGCTGGTACGACCCGGCGGATGTGATTCTCCTGTGGGCGTCCGCGGTTTCTGGCGAAACCGCGGACGCAGGAAACGGCGAAACCGCGGACGCGGGAAACGGCGAAACCGCGGACGCGGGAAACGGCGAAACCGCGGACGCGGGAAACGTCGAAACCGCGGACGCGGGAAACGTCGAAACCACGGATGCGGGAAACGTCGAAACCACGGATGCTCCCCGTCTGATGGGCTTTCACTGGACCAAGTGGCACACCGAGGAAACCCCCGCCTTCGGTGAGGTTTACGTCGTGGGACTGGCCAGCGACTACCGCGGCGGAGGCCGGGGAGGGCCGCTCATCTCGGCGGGTCTGCGCCGGCTGGTGGAGAAAGGCGCGCGCCGGGTCATCCTCTACGTGGAGGGCGACAATGAGGCCGCTGTAAAGGCTTACGAAAAGCTGGGATTTTCAACGGTCGAGGAACACGTCGTTTATAGCCGTGACCGCGGCTAA
- a CDS encoding DUF2993 domain-containing protein → MIEIPRRIARRVGWVLALVGLIAALFIADAFVASHTEHVVSQEVKTNSRLPTSPDVYAGGMPYSAAVLTGDIPLLEVSSLDVEVPEFGLINASTTLRDISVRPGQVFSGDLDGAFVSTFSRSIQLDGVALGRLLGLDDLSLSNPEDISPGGGVSAEAEMTATLDGYADPATVHATLRLVKDEFYLTPTKVVDKPQGASDEEVKKAFSYQLNTGRLPLPAPATVVRLQGGALTFETQRRNITLNTAQLSPIEIAGRYDDRGNENPGN, encoded by the coding sequence GTGATTGAGATTCCGCGTCGCATCGCGCGGCGCGTCGGCTGGGTCCTCGCCCTGGTGGGCCTCATCGCTGCCCTATTTATCGCCGACGCGTTCGTGGCCAGCCACACCGAGCATGTGGTCTCGCAAGAGGTGAAGACGAATTCGCGCCTTCCTACGTCCCCGGATGTGTATGCCGGCGGCATGCCCTACTCCGCCGCGGTTTTGACCGGTGACATCCCGCTGCTCGAGGTCTCCTCGCTCGACGTGGAGGTTCCGGAATTCGGGCTCATCAACGCATCGACCACGCTGCGGGATATCAGCGTGCGCCCCGGGCAGGTCTTCAGCGGCGATCTCGACGGCGCGTTCGTGTCCACCTTCTCCCGTTCCATCCAGCTCGACGGAGTGGCGCTCGGCCGACTGCTGGGGCTCGATGACCTGTCGCTTTCCAATCCGGAGGACATCTCGCCGGGTGGCGGGGTCTCCGCCGAGGCGGAGATGACCGCCACGCTCGACGGCTACGCGGATCCGGCCACAGTCCACGCCACCCTGCGCCTGGTGAAAGATGAGTTCTACCTGACGCCTACGAAGGTTGTGGACAAGCCCCAAGGCGCCAGCGACGAGGAGGTCAAAAAGGCGTTCTCGTACCAGCTCAATACCGGCCGGCTTCCGCTGCCAGCCCCAGCCACTGTCGTGCGCCTGCAGGGCGGGGCGCTGACCTTTGAGACCCAACGCCGCAACATCACCTTGAACACCGCGCAGCTCTCCCCCATTGAGATCGCCGGGCGCTACGACGACCGCGGAAACGAAAACCCTGGAAACTAA
- a CDS encoding diacylglycerol/lipid kinase family protein, translated as MHVLLICNPNSTSQDAALYRRILPPLRAVDGLTMEARFTQRPGHAKDMVRGLTREDFDAIIAVGGDGTVNEIINGMLGPAPRDAGERVDAAATAPTAAAALPTLGVIPAGSANVFVRALGFSARPEKAAHELAAVLQRAATRRIYLGAWDGQWFAVNAGFGLDANVLAKMEKVRERGFAATPWRYLAVAGRAWAKARWRPPQIDVRATARSGETLRLDGVPVLLASNTNPWTFFGSLPMVTNPRNSFCQGLGLFAMTRINGFTGIVGMLHLIGADSSGWLRRFVRAATVEFDDAAQVELVCPRPHRFQADGEYEGKRTRVTLTSVPDAIEVFAPSDDC; from the coding sequence GTGCATGTCTTACTCATCTGTAACCCGAACTCCACCAGCCAGGACGCCGCGCTGTACCGGCGCATCCTGCCGCCGCTGCGGGCGGTGGACGGGCTGACGATGGAAGCGCGGTTCACCCAGCGCCCCGGGCACGCCAAAGACATGGTGCGGGGCTTAACGCGCGAGGATTTCGACGCCATCATCGCGGTGGGCGGCGACGGGACGGTCAACGAGATCATCAACGGCATGCTGGGCCCGGCGCCGCGGGACGCAGGCGAGCGTGTCGATGCCGCCGCAACCGCCCCCACTGCCGCCGCCGCGTTACCAACCCTGGGAGTTATCCCTGCTGGCTCCGCGAATGTGTTCGTCCGCGCGCTCGGGTTTTCGGCGCGTCCCGAAAAGGCGGCACACGAGCTGGCCGCCGTGCTGCAGCGCGCCGCCACGCGGCGGATCTACCTCGGCGCGTGGGACGGCCAGTGGTTCGCGGTCAACGCGGGCTTCGGGCTGGATGCCAACGTGCTGGCCAAGATGGAAAAGGTCCGCGAGCGCGGTTTTGCCGCGACCCCGTGGCGCTATCTGGCCGTCGCCGGCCGCGCGTGGGCGAAGGCGCGGTGGCGCCCGCCGCAGATCGACGTGCGCGCCACCGCCCGCAGCGGCGAGACCTTGCGTCTCGATGGGGTGCCGGTGCTCCTGGCGTCGAACACGAACCCGTGGACGTTTTTCGGATCGCTGCCTATGGTGACCAATCCGCGCAACTCCTTCTGCCAGGGATTGGGACTGTTTGCCATGACCCGCATCAACGGTTTCACCGGCATCGTGGGCATGCTCCACCTCATCGGCGCCGATAGCAGCGGGTGGCTGCGGCGCTTTGTGCGCGCAGCGACCGTCGAATTTGATGACGCCGCACAGGTCGAGCTCGTCTGCCCGCGCCCGCACCGCTTCCAGGCGGACGGCGAATACGAGGGGAAACGCACCCGCGTCACGCTCACCTCGGTGCCGGACGCTATCGAGGTTTTCGCGCCCAGCGACGACTGCTAG
- a CDS encoding FABP family protein, with protein MTDPKNAASNNEHDNTPDTAADAAAATTQDNGKLDGNAAVNRAAEEWKDAASRNIPAVGLGDIPVADDTANLRQGPSLHDGLLALLPLVGVWEGEGQKQDVNGEEYTFGQQLIIAHNGENYLSFSSRTWKIDTEGKPGESDVRESGFWRISPKDEIEMTYTSSTGIVEIFYGEPFNERAWQLQSASTMVTETGPKELGPGKRMYGLMPNNHLGWVDERLVDGEMRPYMSGELTRVAG; from the coding sequence ATGACTGATCCGAAGAACGCAGCGTCAAACAACGAACACGACAACACTCCGGACACTGCCGCGGACGCCGCCGCGGCCACTACGCAAGACAACGGCAAGCTCGACGGCAACGCCGCCGTCAACCGCGCCGCCGAAGAGTGGAAGGACGCCGCCAGCCGCAACATCCCGGCGGTCGGCCTGGGGGACATCCCGGTCGCCGACGACACGGCGAACCTGCGCCAGGGGCCGTCGCTTCACGATGGCCTTCTCGCCCTGCTGCCGCTCGTCGGCGTCTGGGAAGGCGAGGGCCAAAAGCAGGACGTCAACGGCGAGGAGTACACCTTCGGCCAGCAGCTCATCATCGCCCACAACGGCGAGAACTACCTGAGCTTTAGCTCCCGCACCTGGAAGATCGATACCGAGGGCAAGCCGGGCGAGTCGGACGTGCGCGAGAGCGGTTTCTGGCGCATCTCCCCCAAGGACGAGATTGAGATGACCTACACCTCGTCCACCGGCATCGTGGAAATCTTCTACGGCGAGCCGTTCAACGAGCGCGCCTGGCAGCTGCAGTCCGCGTCCACCATGGTCACCGAGACCGGCCCGAAGGAGCTGGGCCCGGGCAAGCGCATGTACGGCCTCATGCCGAACAACCACCTCGGCTGGGTGGACGAGCGCCTGGTCGACGGCGAGATGCGCCCGTACATGTCCGGCGAGCTCACCCGGGTGGCCGGCTAG
- a CDS encoding YgfZ/GcvT domain-containing protein, with product MSYSSPLLQRSGAVELPDSGPLDAKGVAWHYGNPLGEQRAAETAAIVVDRSHRTVLKVSGPEAPGFLNNLLSQKLDDAPAGFTSPVLDLDIQGHILHLADVTRTADAFFLDLPADQAETFADFLQKMIFWSQVEVERTELALLTVLGPADAVSALPSSDAAAFDRAYPWPNAEVSRRDVAVPREQLTATVAAWEDKGARLAGLMAYTAERVRALVPEWAADLDNKSIPHEVPHWIGRGDNAGAVHLDKGCYRGQETVARVENLGRSPRVMVLLHLDGSAPTAPQPGDELRLASGNRRVGRIGTVVDDCDLGPIALGVVKRSALSAGKPDGEKSGAAALVSGETAATIDPDSLPAEEGPKAGRAAIDKLRGR from the coding sequence GTGAGTTACTCGTCTCCCCTTCTGCAGCGATCCGGAGCGGTAGAGCTCCCCGACTCGGGCCCCCTCGACGCGAAGGGCGTGGCCTGGCACTACGGCAACCCGCTGGGCGAGCAACGCGCCGCGGAGACCGCCGCCATCGTCGTCGACCGCTCCCACCGCACGGTGCTCAAGGTCAGCGGCCCGGAAGCCCCGGGGTTTTTGAACAACCTGCTCTCGCAGAAGCTTGACGATGCCCCGGCCGGCTTCACCTCCCCCGTCCTCGACCTGGACATCCAGGGCCACATCCTGCACCTAGCCGACGTCACCCGCACCGCGGACGCGTTCTTTCTCGACCTGCCGGCCGACCAGGCGGAGACGTTCGCCGACTTTTTGCAGAAGATGATCTTCTGGTCCCAGGTGGAAGTCGAGCGCACCGAGCTCGCGCTCCTCACCGTGCTGGGGCCAGCAGATGCGGTCAGCGCGCTGCCGAGCTCCGACGCCGCCGCCTTCGACCGCGCCTACCCCTGGCCCAACGCGGAAGTCTCCCGCCGCGATGTCGCAGTGCCGCGCGAGCAACTGACCGCCACCGTGGCCGCCTGGGAAGACAAGGGCGCGCGCCTGGCGGGGCTGATGGCCTACACCGCAGAGCGCGTGCGCGCACTGGTCCCCGAGTGGGCGGCCGACCTGGACAACAAGTCGATCCCGCACGAGGTCCCGCACTGGATCGGGCGCGGTGACAACGCGGGCGCGGTGCACCTGGATAAGGGCTGCTACCGCGGCCAGGAGACCGTGGCGCGCGTGGAAAACCTGGGGCGCTCGCCGCGCGTGATGGTGCTGCTGCACTTAGACGGTTCCGCGCCCACCGCGCCGCAGCCCGGCGACGAGCTCCGCCTCGCGTCCGGCAATCGTCGCGTCGGACGGATCGGCACGGTGGTGGACGACTGCGACTTGGGCCCCATCGCGCTCGGTGTGGTGAAGCGCTCCGCACTGAGTGCTGGGAAGCCGGATGGCGAGAAATCGGGCGCCGCCGCACTGGTCAGTGGTGAGACCGCCGCCACCATTGATCCGGATTCCCTGCCGGCTGAGGAGGGGCCGAAGGCGGGGCGGGCGGCCATCGACAAGCTTCGCGGACGCTAA
- a CDS encoding DUF3073 domain-containing protein, translated as MGRGRAKAKQTKVARRLKYNSPDMDFDSLQKELASKQPGDGWAHADDDDDYEADPYAKYVDDWDDESDSDSGSKY; from the coding sequence ATGGGTCGCGGACGCGCGAAGGCGAAGCAGACCAAAGTTGCACGCCGGTTGAAATACAATTCTCCTGACATGGACTTCGACTCGCTGCAGAAGGAACTTGCCTCTAAGCAGCCGGGGGACGGCTGGGCCCACGCGGACGATGACGACGATTACGAGGCGGATCCGTACGCCAAGTACGTCGACGACTGGGACGACGAGTCCGATTCGGACTCCGGCTCCAAGTACTAA
- the purM gene encoding phosphoribosylformylglycinamidine cyclo-ligase: MSTNDQNREAQLTDNQAPTTIEAEGNTYAAAGVNIEEGDRAVELIGAHAKRATRPEVMGGLGGFAGLFKLGEYNEPVLAAGSDGVGTKLAVAQAMDKHDTIGIDLVAMCVDDLVVCGAEPLFLQDYVAIGKVIPEKVADIVKGIAEGCKQSGAALLGGETAEHPGVMGEDEYDVSATAVGVVEAADILGPDKVREGDSLIAMGSSGLHSNGYSLARYVLLGKAGLPLDGYMDDLGRTLGEELLEPTRIYAKDCLALAAECAVSTFCHVTGGGLAGNLERVIPEGLVAEVNRSTWSPGQIFRTIASVGRVPLEEMEKTFNMGVGMIAVVAPEDRDRALAMLTARHVDAWEIGTVRKAEEDDSARVIMRGDHTDF, encoded by the coding sequence ATGAGCACGAACGACCAGAACCGCGAAGCGCAGCTGACGGATAATCAGGCGCCCACCACCATCGAGGCGGAAGGCAACACCTACGCCGCCGCCGGCGTGAACATCGAAGAGGGCGACCGCGCCGTCGAGCTCATCGGCGCGCACGCCAAGCGCGCCACCCGTCCCGAGGTGATGGGCGGCCTCGGTGGCTTCGCCGGCCTGTTCAAGCTGGGCGAGTACAACGAGCCGGTCCTGGCCGCCGGTTCTGACGGCGTGGGTACGAAGCTCGCGGTCGCCCAGGCGATGGACAAGCACGACACCATCGGCATTGACCTGGTGGCCATGTGCGTGGACGACCTCGTTGTCTGCGGCGCCGAGCCGCTGTTTTTGCAGGACTACGTGGCTATCGGCAAGGTCATCCCGGAGAAGGTCGCCGACATTGTGAAGGGCATCGCGGAAGGCTGCAAGCAGTCCGGCGCCGCGCTGCTCGGCGGCGAGACGGCGGAGCACCCCGGCGTGATGGGGGAGGACGAGTACGACGTGTCCGCCACCGCCGTCGGCGTGGTCGAGGCGGCCGACATCTTAGGCCCAGACAAGGTCCGCGAGGGCGACAGCCTCATCGCCATGGGCTCGTCCGGACTGCACTCCAACGGCTACTCGCTGGCGCGCTACGTCCTGCTGGGAAAGGCCGGCCTGCCGCTGGACGGCTACATGGACGATCTCGGCCGCACGCTGGGCGAAGAACTTCTCGAGCCGACCCGCATTTACGCCAAGGACTGCCTGGCCCTGGCCGCGGAGTGCGCGGTGTCCACGTTCTGCCACGTCACCGGCGGCGGGCTCGCGGGCAACCTCGAGCGCGTCATCCCCGAGGGGCTTGTTGCGGAGGTTAACCGCTCCACGTGGTCGCCGGGCCAGATTTTCCGGACCATCGCGTCCGTGGGCCGCGTGCCGCTGGAGGAGATGGAAAAGACCTTCAACATGGGTGTGGGCATGATCGCCGTCGTCGCCCCGGAGGACCGCGATCGTGCGCTGGCCATGCTCACCGCGCGCCACGTTGACGCCTGGGAGATCGGCACCGTGCGCAAGGCGGAGGAAGACGATTCGGCCCGCGTCATCATGCGCGGCGACCACACGGACTTCTAA
- the purF gene encoding amidophosphoribosyltransferase, protein MVGQQNRADAQQVSITNLDDRGEQEPREECGVFGVWAPGEDVSKLTYFGLFALQHRGQEAGGIAVGDDDRIVVFKDMGLVSQIFDESILNSLHGDVAIGHTRYSTAGGKEWANVQPMFGTSESGVDIALGHNGNLVNFQDLLDETHERGLIKPEQKTVSDTMILTSLLSAGVDADNTLWDSARELLPRVHGAYCLTFTDGHTLYAARDPYGVRPLTIGRLPTGWVVASETCALDIVGAQFIREVEPGELVAIDEAGVRSERFAETQHRGCVFEYVYLARPDSQIRGRTVNEARVDIGKRLAEYSPVDDADLVIPVPESGTPAAVGYSRGSGIPFGQGLVKNAYVGRTFIQPTQTLRQLGIRLKLNPLREVIEGKKLVVVDDSIVRGNTQRALIRMLREAGAAEVHVRIASPPVKWPCFYGIDFASPGELIANGGAADDGETVTETIRAAINADSLAFVTIDDMVDSTRQPRNELCTACFDGTYPLGLPDGNPNANAVRTLLGDEK, encoded by the coding sequence GTGGTAGGACAACAAAATCGTGCCGATGCACAACAGGTCAGTATCACGAACCTCGACGACCGCGGGGAGCAGGAACCGCGCGAAGAGTGCGGCGTCTTCGGCGTGTGGGCGCCCGGCGAGGACGTATCCAAGCTCACCTACTTCGGTCTCTTCGCCCTCCAGCACCGCGGCCAGGAGGCCGGCGGCATCGCGGTGGGCGACGACGACCGAATCGTTGTCTTTAAAGACATGGGGCTGGTCTCCCAGATTTTCGACGAGTCCATCCTCAACTCGCTGCACGGCGACGTGGCCATCGGTCACACCCGATACTCCACCGCCGGTGGCAAGGAGTGGGCGAACGTCCAGCCCATGTTTGGCACGTCCGAGTCGGGCGTGGACATCGCGTTGGGGCACAACGGCAACCTGGTGAACTTCCAGGACCTGCTGGACGAGACCCACGAGCGCGGCCTCATCAAACCGGAGCAAAAGACCGTCTCCGACACGATGATCCTCACTTCTTTGTTGTCCGCGGGTGTCGATGCCGACAACACCCTGTGGGACTCCGCGCGCGAACTTCTGCCGCGCGTGCACGGCGCGTACTGCCTCACCTTCACCGACGGGCACACGCTGTACGCCGCCCGCGATCCTTACGGCGTGCGCCCGCTGACCATCGGCCGGCTGCCCACCGGGTGGGTCGTGGCGTCCGAGACGTGCGCGCTCGACATCGTCGGCGCGCAGTTCATCCGTGAGGTCGAACCGGGCGAACTGGTCGCCATCGATGAGGCCGGCGTGCGCAGTGAACGTTTTGCGGAGACCCAGCACCGCGGTTGCGTCTTCGAGTACGTCTACCTCGCCCGCCCGGATTCCCAGATCCGCGGCCGGACGGTCAACGAGGCGCGCGTGGACATCGGCAAGCGCCTGGCGGAGTACTCCCCGGTCGACGATGCGGACCTGGTCATCCCGGTGCCGGAATCCGGCACGCCGGCGGCCGTCGGCTACTCACGCGGCTCCGGCATCCCGTTCGGCCAAGGGCTGGTGAAAAACGCCTACGTGGGCCGCACCTTCATCCAGCCCACGCAGACGTTGCGCCAGCTGGGCATTCGGCTCAAGCTCAACCCGCTGCGCGAGGTCATCGAGGGTAAAAAACTCGTGGTGGTGGATGATTCCATCGTGCGCGGCAACACCCAGCGCGCGCTCATCCGCATGCTGCGCGAGGCGGGCGCGGCGGAGGTGCACGTGCGCATCGCGTCGCCGCCGGTGAAGTGGCCGTGCTTCTATGGCATCGACTTCGCCTCCCCGGGCGAGCTCATCGCCAATGGCGGCGCCGCGGACGATGGCGAGACGGTCACCGAGACCATCCGGGCTGCCATTAACGCGGACAGCCTGGCGTTCGTGACTATCGATGACATGGTCGACTCCACCCGGCAGCCCCGCAATGAGCTGTGTACCGCGTGCTTTGACGGCACCTACCCGCTGGGGCTGCCGGACGGCAACCCCAATGCCAACGCCGTGCGCACTCTGCTCGGCGACGAGAAGTAA
- a CDS encoding sterol carrier family protein, producing MRKKADPAQARAAVDAIADWIADPENTAEVPRTAVATAVRQTARLLEGDAPGHSVEVRVPPFVAVQCIDGPEHTRGTPPNVVELKPLTWLRAATGHCDFAQAADAEGSWVSGQRAREVARFLPVIPLAPR from the coding sequence ATGAGGAAGAAGGCTGACCCGGCACAAGCCCGCGCGGCGGTGGACGCCATCGCCGACTGGATCGCCGACCCAGAAAACACCGCCGAGGTGCCGCGCACGGCGGTGGCCACAGCCGTCCGGCAGACCGCCCGCCTGCTCGAGGGCGACGCGCCGGGCCACTCCGTGGAGGTTCGCGTCCCACCATTCGTGGCGGTGCAGTGCATCGACGGGCCCGAGCACACCCGCGGTACGCCGCCGAACGTGGTGGAGCTTAAGCCCCTGACGTGGCTGCGCGCGGCCACCGGTCACTGCGACTTTGCGCAGGCGGCCGACGCGGAAGGTAGCTGGGTCTCCGGCCAGCGCGCCAGAGAGGTCGCCCGCTTCCTGCCGGTCATTCCGCTCGCGCCGCGGTAG